CGCGAAGTGCGCGCAGACATCGACGAAGGCGCGGATATGGTGATGGTCAAGCCGGGCATGCCGTATCTGGATATCGTCCGGCGCGTAAAGGACGAATTCCGCTTTCCGACGTACGTGTACCAGGTGAGCGGCGAGTACGCGATGCTGAAGGCTGCCGCGCAGAACGGCTGGCTGGATCACGACAAAGTGATGATGGAGTCGCTGCTCGCGTTCAAACGCGCGGGCGCTGATGGCGTGCTGACGTATTTCGCGCTGGATGCTGCGCGCTTGCTGCGGGCGCAGAAGTGAGCTTTCGGCCGCGGATCGAGACGCGGCCGTGTCGTGGTTATGACGAGAAGCGGAGGTTGCCTTGCGGCGGCCTCCGCTTTTTCATTCCTGGGCTTGGCTGCGTCTGGATGCCAGTTGGTCGTGGACTCAGGTCTGAGGCCCGGGCATCGCCCGGTCGAGACTCTTCAGAAATGTATCCGCCGACTCATACCCGACGACGCGCAGCACCTCTTTCCCACCGCGATCGAAAAAGATTATTCCGGGCGGCCCGAACAGGTTGAAGCGTTTGAGAAGCACCTGATCGTCGGTATTGTTCGCGGTGACATCCGCCCGCAGCAGGTTCATCTGCTTCAACCTCGCCTGCACGCGCGGGTCACTGAACGTGAACTTCTCCATTTCCTTGCAGCTGACGCACCAGTCTGCGTAAAAATCGAGCATAGCGGGCTGTGCAGCCGTTTTGACGGCTTCATCGAGTTGACCTGATGAGCGCACCGGGGCAAACGAGAGATCGCTCTGCTGGGCCTGCTCGGAGGCCCCGTTCGACGAATGACCGGCGAGCACCGCGAGCGGCTTCAGCGGATCCGTCGAACCCGCAGCCAGACCGACCAGCAAGGTCGCGGCCCAGATCGCCAATGCGGCGCCGACGCCGCGCCCCAGTCCGCGCCAGATCGAGCCTGCGCCCGCATGAGGAGAAAACAGTCCCAGAGCGGCCGCCGCGATCAACAGCCACAACGCTGCCAGCAACATTTGCGGGATCGGTGCCAACACTGGCCAGACGATCCACAGTGCCGCCGCGAGCAGGATCACGCCGAAGAAAATCTTCACGCCGTCCATCCAGGCCCCGGCGCGCGGCAGCAACGTACCCGCGCCGAGCCCGATGATCAACAAGGGCACGCCGAGGCCGATGCCCATGGAAAACAGGGCCGCGCCGCCTAACACCGCGTTTCCTGTGTGCGCGATGAAGGCAAGTACCGCAAAGAGAGGTGCCGTCATGCACGCACCGACCACCAGCGCCGATAGCGCGCCCATCACCGCGACAGCGGCGAACTTGCCGCCCGACCGGCTCTCCGAAGCCTTCGACACGCCGCTCTGCCAGCGCTGGGGCAACACGATATCCACGCCAGCGATCAGCGTCAGCGCAAACAGCGTGAGTAGAACCGCAAATGCACCCAACACCCATGGGTTCTGAAGCCAGGCACCGAGGCTCTGGCCAACCAGCGCGGCCGCGATGCCGAGCACCGTGTACACGAGCGCCATCCCGACCACATAAGCCAGCGAGAGCGAAAAACCGCGCGCCCGCGTGACACGTGGCCCTTCGCCGATGATGATTGCCGACAGAATCGGAATCATCGGATACGAACATGGCAACAGGCTCAGCACGACGCCGGCGACGAAATAGAGACCTACGATCGCGAAGAAGCCGCCGCCTTGAAGCAACGATTGCGCGTAGTCGGCACTTGTTGCACGCTCGTACCACGACGCGCCGTCTGGCGCTTCCTGTGTCTCAGGCTTCTGCGCGGTGCCGGCGACGGCGGCATGCAGCGCGGCCCCCGTAACGTGATAGACCCGCTCCATTGGCGGATAGCAGATGCCTGCGTCTGCGCAGCCTTGCGACGTCACTGCGAGATCGAACGGACCGTTCGCCTGGCTTACGGGCACGCGAACGGTCAGTTCTCCACGATACGTTTCGACGTTCTTATTGAAGGTCTGATCGAACTTCACGTGCCCCGCAGGCAATTGCGCCCCACCGATCGTGGCCGTACCGTTGCGCGTCGCAAAAGCGAAGCGCTCGCGATACATGTAATAACCATCGGCGATCTTGTAGTGAACCAGCACCTCGCCCGGCTGCTCCGACGCGCTGAATTTGAACGCATCAGCGGGATCGAGGAAGTCGTCAGCGCGGACAGCGCCGACCGAAGTCAACGACAGGAGCAAAATGCCGACGATAAGGGTGAGAACGCGCGAGAGATCGCGCCAGTGACGGGACAAACCGTTAAACATGGATCGGGCGTTGCGTTTCGGTGTTCACCCATTGGCCATACGCGGCCGATGCGGTGACTTGCCAGGAAAGGATTTCGGGCGTGTCGTACGGATGCTGAGCCTGGATGAATCGTTCGAGTTCGAGCGCTCGCGCGACGCTCGTCTTGAACATCAACTGGATCTCTTCCGCCGATTCGATCTTGCCCTGCCAGTGGTAGCTCGATTGAACGCTGCCGAGCTGCGTCACACAGGCAGCAAGACGTGCTGAAAGCGCGTCCTGAGCTAATTTCTGCGCCGTCGCGAGGTCCGGCACGGTCGTCAACACCAAGCTAACATTCACGTTCACCGACCGCTCCAACGCATTCCAAAACAGGGTGACGGTATCGTATCACCTTGTCCCGGCACCTCGCTCGCGCGTCGAACGGCATAGGAAAAACGCACTCTGAAAACAAAAAAGCCAGGCTTTCGCCTGGCTTTTTAGCTGTTGTCAGAACGCTTATTCAGCTTCTGCAACGTTTTCGACTTCCTCGACTTCCGGACGGTCGAGCAGTTCGACCAGTGCCATCGGTGCGTTGTCGCCGACGCGGAAACCGAACTTCAGGATGCGCAGATAGCCACCCGGACGGTTTGCAAAGCGCGGGCCCAGCACGTCGAACAGCTTCGTGACCGAGTCACGATCGCGCAGGCGGTTGAATGCCAGACGGCGATTTGCCAGCGACGGCTTCTTGCCGAGCGTGATCAGCGGCTCGACGACTTTACGGAGTTCCTTCGCCTTCGGCAGCGTCGTCTTGATGACTTCGTGCTCGATCAGCGAGTTGGACATATTACGGAGCATTGCCAGACGGTGGCTGCTCGTGCGGTTCAGTTTCCGCAGACCATGACGGTGACGCATTTCAATTTCCTTGAATCAAAGTTTTGGTCCAGCTCTTCTATCGCTTTCTGTGAGTCCGAAAGCACAGGCCGGTAGTGAAAAAGGCAAGACGCGGATTTTAAAGGAAAATCCGCGTCTTGACCACTTGCGGTACGACTTCTGTTCGACGCGTATTACTTGTCGAGACCAGCCGGCGGCCAGTTTTCGAGCTTCATCCCGAGCGTCAGACCGCGCGAAGCGAGCACTTCCTTGATCTCGTTCAGCGACTTGCGGCC
This genomic interval from Paraburkholderia sabiae contains the following:
- the dsbD gene encoding protein-disulfide reductase DsbD; amino-acid sequence: MFNGLSRHWRDLSRVLTLIVGILLLSLTSVGAVRADDFLDPADAFKFSASEQPGEVLVHYKIADGYYMYRERFAFATRNGTATIGGAQLPAGHVKFDQTFNKNVETYRGELTVRVPVSQANGPFDLAVTSQGCADAGICYPPMERVYHVTGAALHAAVAGTAQKPETQEAPDGASWYERATSADYAQSLLQGGGFFAIVGLYFVAGVVLSLLPCSYPMIPILSAIIIGEGPRVTRARGFSLSLAYVVGMALVYTVLGIAAALVGQSLGAWLQNPWVLGAFAVLLTLFALTLIAGVDIVLPQRWQSGVSKASESRSGGKFAAVAVMGALSALVVGACMTAPLFAVLAFIAHTGNAVLGGAALFSMGIGLGVPLLIIGLGAGTLLPRAGAWMDGVKIFFGVILLAAALWIVWPVLAPIPQMLLAALWLLIAAAALGLFSPHAGAGSIWRGLGRGVGAALAIWAATLLVGLAAGSTDPLKPLAVLAGHSSNGASEQAQQSDLSFAPVRSSGQLDEAVKTAAQPAMLDFYADWCVSCKEMEKFTFSDPRVQARLKQMNLLRADVTANNTDDQVLLKRFNLFGPPGIIFFDRGGKEVLRVVGYESADTFLKSLDRAMPGPQT
- the cutA gene encoding divalent-cation tolerance protein CutA yields the protein MNVNVSLVLTTVPDLATAQKLAQDALSARLAACVTQLGSVQSSYHWQGKIESAEEIQLMFKTSVARALELERFIQAQHPYDTPEILSWQVTASAAYGQWVNTETQRPIHV
- the rplQ gene encoding 50S ribosomal protein L17; protein product: MRHRHGLRKLNRTSSHRLAMLRNMSNSLIEHEVIKTTLPKAKELRKVVEPLITLGKKPSLANRRLAFNRLRDRDSVTKLFDVLGPRFANRPGGYLRILKFGFRVGDNAPMALVELLDRPEVEEVENVAEAE